The genomic stretch TATACAATGATCATGTCATTCGTACTTGGCATATTCTTCACCATTCTTGGTGCTTCTCGTAGAAAACGGAATTTTTTGTACAAGTTTTTCCTAGTGCTAGGAATCATTCTCATTCTTTTTGCTGTTTATCTAGCAAGGCCTCATTAAGAATCCTAGTTATATATAGATCATAAATGAGTTATATTTGGTATCTGAGAGTAGCGATTATTTTATTTACGCAGCTTTTTTTGTGAACTGAAAAAGCACATGGACATACGTTATTTTAATGATTGTAAGTCTGCTTGAATGTTTCTTCAATCATTGAAAAACGCATTTTTTTAATTAACGTGATAATCATAGGCTGGGACATAACTAGCCAAATGCATTGAAAAAAGATCTCCGTCACCGGTATTTGGTGATGGAGATTTTTTTTTTGTTTGTTCATTCTTTAAATTGAAGAGATAGTTTACCTGCCGGGCGGTGTACTTCCTCAAGTTCACCGCTATAAAGGCGTATCCTAATTCGTTTTCTACTTTCTCTTTTTCCCTTACGGAGAATCGAGTGAAGCACAAATTAGCCTTCAGAAATCCGAAGACTGGTTCTACATCTATTTTGCGTCTGCCATAGATCTTGCCTGTTTCCTTATCGGAAAGCAGCTGTTTCGTGTACGCTTTTTGTTGTTCCCATCTTTCGTTGTATAAGATTCTCCGGTTGTTGCCTTCTCTCGCTTTTGTACACTGGGCGCGCAGTGGGCAAGCCGTACAGTCCTCACATTCATATACACGATATGTTCGGTTGAATCCATATTTATCCTGTTTATCTGAGAGGTGGCTGAAAGGGAGATTTTGGTTGTTGGAACATATGAAGCTGTCATCTTTCGCGTTATATTCCCAATTATTAACGTTGAAAGGGTCTTGCTTGTATTTCTTTTGTTTCTCTTTCCGATACTGATTATACGTAATAAGAGGGATGCGATTCCGACTTTCCACGATATCGTTGTAATTCGGTTCACTGCCATAACCGGCATCGGCGACAATATAATTGGGTAGGGAAAAGAAATCTTGTTCAATCTTATCCATGAAAGGAAATGTTCTCGTATCCGTAGGATTCGGGAACACATCATATGCAAGGGCATACAGCCCCTCGGTTGCCACCTGTACATTGTAGCCTTGTTTAAGCTGGCCATTTCTCATATGGTCATCTTTCATACACATGAAAGTGGCATCCTTATCCGTTTTGGAGTAGCTGTTTCTGTCTTCCAAGATAATCATGTCAGTTTGATATTTTTGCGTTCGCTTGGCGAAATCTTCAAACTGCTTCCGATATTGTTTTGGCACTTTACGCTCAGCGCGGAGATGTTTGCGTTCTGTTACATCGTCACTTGCGTTAATTTTTCGGTCATATTCCTGCACCTTGTCGTCCAATCCTTCTACAACCTGCATCATTTCTTGGGCTGATAAGCTATCCGAATCTTCTCGTTCGATGGATGGGATGATTTCTTTTTCTAATAATTCCTCGTATCTCTGGTTCGATTTTTCCACCAATTGTGCACTATATTTCTCGATGGACTTGCGCCAAACAAATGTAAACTTATTGGCGTTAGCTTCAATCTTCGTACCATCGATGAAAATGGCTTCTTCTTCAATCAGCTTATCCTCGACAAGCTGGCAACGAAACTGGACAAAACACTGCCTTAACAGCTCTTTGACATGTGGGTTCACCCGGAAACGATTGATGGTGCGATAGCTCGGTTCATAACCTTGCGCCAGCCACATCATCCTTACACTATCTCGAAGTAACGCTTCAATTTTACGACCAGAAAAGACCGATTGCGTATAAGCACACAAAATCACTTTCATCATCATACGAGGATGGTAAGCAGGATGCCCGGTATCTCGAAGGAAACCGTCAAAGGCTTCATCAGGGATACTTTCCACCAACGGTTTTACAGTGAAAGCAATGTCATGTTCAGGTAATTTTCTTTCCATATCTAGCGGTAAAACAACTTCATTCATGGTATAATGTTTAAACATAAGGGTCCTCCTCTTTTGTGTTTGGTGTGGTAACTTAATTCTATCAGAGGGGTCCTTTTTTTGCTTCTATAAACAAGTAAATGCACGTATAAAATAGGCAGGCATCTCCGATTCTCGGAGATGCCTGCCTATTTCATTTATTTACTTCACCGGGTTTTGTCCCAGCCTCATATTCCTACGATTAGTCAAGTGTTTAAAATTATAATTTCACATTATATCTATTTTTGGGTATGGGAAATAACCCTCGTTATATTTATTTTTAAAACGAGGGGATTTCGTGATACAATATAGCTATTAGTGGTCCATAGAGACCGTGTATGAGTAATCGTACTGTGTATTATTCTTGACCATGGAATAAATACACTTGAGAAGCTTGTTCATGCAAGCTACGGTGGCAACCTTACCCTTCTTGGGTACAGGTTGCTTTTTTAATTTGATGAATTGTAATATTAAGTGCGACACACGTTAAACAATAGAAAAGCCCATGTTTCCTCGTGTAAGATGAAGTTACCACACCTAACCTTAACGGAGGAAAACATGAGCTATACACATCTTACTACATTTGAACGTGGAAAACTAGAAACACTACACAAGCTAGGCTGGTCTGCGCGTCGCATCGCAAAAGAAATGGGAAGGCATCATGCTTCTATTTCAAGAGAGTTAAATCGCAACTCCCAAAGCAGCTATACAGCGGAAGCTGCTGATCAGGCTTATCGAATCCGGAGAGAATCCAGCTTTCCTCGGGGGAAATTCACAAAAGAACTCAGACTAACAATTGAAGAAAAGTTGAAGCGTACCTGGTCTCCTGAACAAATTCAAGGACGCCTGGGTGGCTGATATGTTTGCCCATTTGGGCAGTGTCCCGCATACGATACGCTTTGATAATGTTTCACCTGCGGTGAAAAAGATACTGCCAAACGGGGAACGGCAATTAACCGAGTAATTCTCCCGCTTTGTAGCTCATTACGGATTTCAATCTGAATTTTGCAATCCTGAAAGCGGAAATGAAAAAGGTCATGTCGAAGCAATGGTCAAATATATACGAAACAACTTTTTACTACCGGAAGTCCCGTACGAGAAATTAGCAGACTTAAACTATAAGATATGGAACTGGTGCCAAAGGGACCGGGAAAGATTACATTACGAGAAAGGCAAAATGATTGCCAAATTATATTTGGAAGATAAGAATCATTTTCTTCAGCTACCAGGTAAAGCATTTGAATGCGTGAGATATGAGCAGTTGCGAGCCAACAAATACAGATTTGTTCGTGTAGATACCATGCAATATTCTACTTCTCCCCGCTTCGCTGGAGAACTTGTAACCGCCAGAATATCATTTGATACCGTTACCATATTGAACGAGAAGAATGAACTAATTGTACAGCATCCAAGACTTTACGGTGAAGAGACGAAGTCAATGGATTGGCAGCCATATTTAACATTAATGGCAAGACGTCCTACTGCTTTAAAATACAGTACCTTCTACGATCAGTTGCCAGACGAGTGGAAAGATTTCTTTGAAAACTGCACATCCGAAGAGAAAAGAAATGGATTACAGCTGTTAGCAGTGCTTCTGAAGGATCAAGACTTCCATGTATCTGTCGAAGCTTTAAAACTGGCATCTCAGCATAGTCATCCTTCCGTCGAAACAATTAAACATGTTTATTATCAACTGTTGAATGGACGAGGTATACGAGAGACTATTTCCCTGTCAATTAATGTACCGGCAACTTCTCCTCCAACGAGAGGACTGGCCCATTATGATCAACTAATGAAGCCAAATTCAGAGGAGAATGACAAATGAAGCAGTTGATTGAGGAATATGCCAAACGTCACAAGCTGAGTTGGATTAGAGAGCATTTTCATGAAATAGATGCAACAACAAACGAGGAATTCCTGCTTACTCTCTTCGAGAGAGAAATACAACAACGAGAAGACAGAAAACTCAATCTGCTTATACGACAGTCTTATCTGCCAGATATATTCGGCAGAGAAATGGAGTGGCAGGGAATTCTATGAGTGGCGGACTAACAAAGAAAGATATCGTTGATGGAGAGTTTTTGGAAAGAAAAGAAAATCTGATTTTGTATGGCGGTGTTGGCGTCGGCAAGACCTTTTTAGCAGCAACAGTCGGGTGGAACGTAGTTCGGCAAAAAGGAAAAAAGTACGATTTTAATACTATAGCTCAGTTAGTAAATATTTTAATTAGAAGCAAATGAAAAAGGAACTTTAAGCAAATTATTCAAGCAGATTGAGAATCTGGACCTTCTCATCCTAGATGAGCTTGGCTATGTACCTCTTCATAAACAAGGTGCAGAATTACTCTTCCAAGTACTAAATCTGTGTTATGAGAAGAGAAGCATTATCATAACGACAAATCTACAGTTTGGACAATGGAATCATGTATTTGGCGATCCTATCTTAACAGAAGCTTTTATTGATCGCCTAATACACTACTCTCATCTAATCGTGTTTAATCGAGATAGTTTTCGTCACAAGGATTCCATAATGAATCAGCAACAATAAAATTAGGTTGGCAAGCGCTACATTTTTAAGTGCCAAACAGTGCATTTTCTACTTGCTGTATTTTGCAAAATGAAAATACACAATATTGCAACTGCAAGTGCAGAGATCCGCAACTTGACATGGAGCCTCTGTGGGCAAGCTCTGTAAGCCAAGAAGCCAGTATATAAAGGGCTTGGCTTGCCATTTAGTCTAGCATGCCCACCTCTCCATATAAAGTTGCTAATACTTTTCGACATTGCAAGACTATGTACTTTTATTTTGCAATGTACACTTGCCAAATACACGCTGATGGGGTAGTCAATAGGAGAATACTAGAAAGAACTAAAATGGATTGTAGAGTGATGCAAATGCAGATTTCAATTCAGATATTTTTGGTATAATATACTTATTATATTCTAATTGCTAGGAGGAACATATTTGCCATTTGATGAACTGTGGAATACATATTTATTCCCTGTAATTCGTTCCCCGCTTCATAAAGCTGCACAATTTGTTTCTTGAATTCTTCTGTAAAAGTACGACGATTTCGTTTTGTCATTTTCTGTTCTCCTCGACTGTATATTTCGTAAAGTTTAACGCCCCTTAACGAAACTGTCCAATCAAGTGTAGCCTATCCACCTCTTACTCAAGACAATCTTCGATTTGTCTGATGTAGATGTTGTCGAGCGCTCAAAATACGATATGTCCTTTAAATATTTTTTAAAGATGGCTCCAGAAGACGCAGTTATTCATTTGAGTACATTAACTAAGTTCCGGAAGTTACGGCTAAAGGATACACAGTTACTGGATATGTTGATTCAGAAAACAGTGGAGTTAGCTCTGGAAAAAGAGCTTATTGCGAGTCATTCCATCATTGTTGATGCCACTC from Terribacillus sp. DMT04 encodes the following:
- a CDS encoding IS1182 family transposase — translated: MFKHYTMNEVVLPLDMERKLPEHDIAFTVKPLVESIPDEAFDGFLRDTGHPAYHPRMMMKVILCAYTQSVFSGRKIEALLRDSVRMMWLAQGYEPSYRTINRFRVNPHVKELLRQCFVQFRCQLVEDKLIEEEAIFIDGTKIEANANKFTFVWRKSIEKYSAQLVEKSNQRYEELLEKEIIPSIEREDSDSLSAQEMMQVVEGLDDKVQEYDRKINASDDVTERKHLRAERKVPKQYRKQFEDFAKRTQKYQTDMIILEDRNSYSKTDKDATFMCMKDDHMRNGQLKQGYNVQVATEGLYALAYDVFPNPTDTRTFPFMDKIEQDFFSLPNYIVADAGYGSEPNYNDIVESRNRIPLITYNQYRKEKQKKYKQDPFNVNNWEYNAKDDSFICSNNQNLPFSHLSDKQDKYGFNRTYRVYECEDCTACPLRAQCTKAREGNNRRILYNERWEQQKAYTKQLLSDKETGKIYGRRKIDVEPVFGFLKANLCFTRFSVREKEKVENELGYAFIAVNLRKYTARQVNYLFNLKNEQTKKKSPSPNTGDGDLFSMHLASYVPAYDYHVN
- a CDS encoding transposase, which produces MTKRNRRTFTEEFKKQIVQLYEAGNELQGINMYSTVHQMANMFLLAIRI